From one Lycium barbarum isolate Lr01 chromosome 6, ASM1917538v2, whole genome shotgun sequence genomic stretch:
- the LOC132645888 gene encoding uncharacterized protein LOC132645888 isoform X3, with protein MAEDDDESFGDFTFASFPTNTKSIEDDNEWGDFVEYPSGSEPSTAPSLTQSKPFDPFGSKSEQSKKTSGWVKPCGALPLSLFGEDEEDKEKDTNAKIRNGSNPNLGYGFDSSISNLYNQDQKVKFENGSFSNSNKTVGLDSVNSNSKKSNGLSFDPNSGSPCVSRVQSLNYLASLNGDGQSSGLFSDSNSLSSSVNVSSSSFIMSNQDFDMSKSNMNGLNRTLSVDALTGLNDQGLQIKNKSSELVFELNVSSSSENLTSSSFGVWDTDFHMSKSNQSGLNRRTSSLDVGIGESSSAATVWNADINRSKSDQTGLNRTLSLDGLTNLNVQAQQIKTENGAIVPNSDVSSSSANASSSNFGGWDFDFGGVGSAIERSISSAGVGGLNSNFNAVENLDNAHNDNDDDEDGWEFKDAYSISEVGDNIKATSEAKKDHETNAFSFDFHNGLNGSVDLFATSNGSATSDSKAHHAGDMQAYSSGFDNSLNSSIDLFAMPSQPIDLFATYGRGEQKESNGVLDAPVVESAESDEDFGEFTTAASDSGLKLEEEWKLNDVAHSELQASESDDKDQVKESKLENHKGALPLSIFGDEEELEIDGSSNIEDIFVPHNASYSKNDRSPDSNVSINDLISNLYSQAEHISPVRSAQVPNSISVSPQDSVSNSNLLNGEDELDDGEWEFKDGSSEMRIYNDISLLTFEDPPQRSFSNLNLDDYLNLYSKLRNKLCYHAKCHLDDFKRAQSIDGLPVEEAKISTLNKEIEEACKDFDQDNALCKGDHLEGHSSHNMGAFIEILQESKFQVLESEYHLSRRLSLVETDLETTVDLLRHATMMLKILRSGSLEEQSIYVSVWYKMVSVCVQELQHGSCIWKKILEMNAQSHMLSHPRGRAFLRALGEIYRVTVVLEASVKLCKPWLNSAQGTSIYSMLDECHAIWSSSDLGEALLSMLDSASSGDGSSVASLLDSIKLIHGLDALSLQKHLYAQKEVCRLSLLTLEVLPGMELIDWNGEHYFLTLANLWANLISSDPPELPQLINGW; from the exons ATGGCAGAGGACGACGATGAGAGCTTCGGCGATTTCACCTTTGCATCATTTCCCACCAACACCAAATCAATTGAAGATGATAATGAATGGGGTGATTTCGTTGAATATCCGAGTGGATCTGAGCCTTCCACTGCACCCTCTCTCACCCAATCCAAACCCTTCGATCCTTTTGGTTCCAAATCTGAACAATCCAAGAAGACAAGTGGATGGGTTAAACCTTGTGGAGCTCTTCCACTATCATTATTCGGTGAAGATGAAGAAGATAAAGAGAAAGATACAAATGCTAAAATAAGAAACGGATCTAATCCTAATTTAGGTTATGGGTTTGATTCCAGTATCTCAAATTTATACAATCAAGATCAGAAGGTGAAATTTGAAAATGGGTCATTTTCAAATTCCAATAAAACGGTAGGTCTGGATAGTGTTAATTCGAATTCCAAAAAGTCGAATGGATTGAGTTTCGATCCGAATTCGGGTTCTCCTTGTGTTAGTAGAGTGCAGAGTTTGAACTACCTGGCAAGCTTGAATGGTGACGGTCAATCTTCGGGTCTTTTTTCGGATTCGAATAGTTTGAGTTCTTCTGTTAATGTATCAAGTTCAAGTTTTATTATGTCGAATCAAGATTTTGATATGTCGAAGTCGAATATGAATGGATTGAATAGAACTTTGAGTGTAGATGCTTTAACAGGTTTGAATGATCAAGGTCTACAGATCAAGAACAAAAGTAGTGAGCTTGTTTTTGAGTTAAATGTTTCGAGTTCTTCAGAAAATTTGACAAGTTCAAGTTTTGGTGTGTGGGACACGGATTTCCATATGTCTAAATCCAATCAGAGTGGATTGAATAGAAGAACTTCGAGTCTAGATGTGGGAATTGGTGAAAGTTCTTCAGCTGCCACTGTGTGGAATGCGGATATTAATAGGTCCAAGTCCGATCAGACTGGATTGAATAGAACATTGAGTCTTGATGGTTTAACAAACTTGAATGTTCAGGCTCAGCAGATCAAGACTGAAAATGGCGCGATTGTTCCTAATTCAGATGTTTCTAGTTCTTCTGCAAATGCATCAAGTTCAAATTTTGGTGGATGGGATTTCGATTTTGGTGGAGTTGGATCTGCTATTGAAAGGTCGATTTCTAGTGCCGGTGTTGGTGGGTTGAACTCAAACTTCAATGCTGTTGAAAATTTGGATAATGCTCACAACGACAATGATGACGATGAGGATGGATGGGAGTTCAAGGATGCTTACTCAATTTCTGAAGTTGGAGATAACATTAAG GCTACATCAGAGGCAAAAAAAGATCATGAAACTAATGCCTTCTCTTTCGATTTTCACAATGGATTGAATGGCTCAGTCGACTTGTTTGCAACATCAAATGGATCGGCAACATCTGATTCTAAGGCACATCATGCGGGTGACATGCAGGCATATTCCTCTGGATTTGACAATAGTCTAAATAGTTCTATTGATTTATTCGCCATGCCAAGTCAACCAATTGATCTATTTGCGACAT ATGGTAGAGGTGAGCAAAAAGAGAGTAATGGTGTACTGGACGCCCCAGTTGTTGAAAGTGCTGAATCCGATGAGGATTTTGGGGAATTTACGACGGCAGCTTCAGATTCTGGATTGAAACTAGAG GAagaatggaagttgaatgatgtTGCTCATTCTGAACTCCAAGCTTCTGAATCTGATGATAAAGACCAG GTTAAGGAATCAAAGTTAGAGAATCATAAAGGGGCTCTTCCCCTATCTATATTTGGTGATGAAGAGGAGCTAGAGATCGATGGATCTTCTAATATTGAAGATATTTTTGTCCCCCATAATGCTTCTTATTCGAAGAATGACAGAAGTCCAGATTCAAACGTTTCCATTAATGATCTCATTTCAAACTTATATAGCCAAGCTGAACATATCTCACCTGTTCGCTCTGCTCAAGTGCCAAATAGCATTAGTGTCAGTCCACAAGATTCAGTGTCAAATTCAAATTTGCTGAATGGTGAGGATGAATTGGATGATGGTGAATGGGAGTTTAAGGACGGCTCTTCTGAAATGAGAATATATAATGATATTTCTCTTCTTACTTTTGAGGATCCGCCACAGAGAAGCTTTTCCAATCTCAATCTAGATGATTATTTGAATTTGTACTCTAAATTAAGGAATAAGTTGTGCTATCATGCTAAATGCCATCTCGATGACTTTAAG AGAGCTCAAAGCATTGATGGACTTCCAGTAGAGGAAGCAAAAATCTCGACCCTTAATAAAGAAATTGAG GAGGCTTGCAAGGATTTTGACCAGGATAATGCTTTGTGCAAAGGTGACCACTTGGAAGGACATTCATCTCACAATATGGGTGCATTTATTGAGATTTTGCAGGAATCAAAATTTCAAGTACTTGAATCAGAGTACCACTTGTCGAGGAGACTATCCTTG GTGGAAACTGATTTGGAAACGACAGTGGATCTTTTAAGACATGCTACAATGATGCTAAAAATTTTGAGATCAGGATCTTTGGAGGAGCAATCAATTTATGTTTCAGTATGGTATAAAATGGTCTCTGTTTGTGTGCAAGAGTTGCAACATGGCTCGTGTATCTGGAAGAAGATATTGGAAATGAATGCTCAGAGTCATATGTTATCTCACCCGAGAG GAAGGGCATTCCTCCGGGCCCTGGGTGAGATCTATAGGGTTACTGTAGTGCTTGAAGCATCTGTGAAACTATGCAAACCTTGGTTGAATTCTGCTCAGGGTACAAGTATTTATTCCATGCTAGACGAATGTCACGCTATATGGTCCTCTTCGGATCTTGGAGAAGCTCTGTTGAGTATGTTAGACTCTGCTTCTTCCGGAGATGGGAGTTCTGTTGCTTCATTGCTGGACTCTATCAAGTTAATTCATGGTCTTGATGCACTTAGCCTTCAAAAACATCTCTATGCTCAGAAAGAAGTGTGTAGGCTTTCGCTTCTAACTTTAGAAGTACTACCAG GGATGGAACTTATAGACTGGAATGGAGAGCATTACTTCCTCACACTTGCAAATCTATGGGCAAATCTTATAAGCAGTGATCCTCCAGAGTTGCCACAATTAATCAATGGATGGTGA
- the LOC132645888 gene encoding uncharacterized protein LOC132645888 isoform X2, producing MAEDDDESFGDFTFASFPTNTKSIEDDNEWGDFVEYPSGSEPSTAPSLTQSKPFDPFGSKSEQSKKTSGWVKPCGALPLSLFGEDEEDKEKDTNAKIRNGSNPNLGYGFDSSISNLYNQDQKVKFENGSFSNSNKTVGLDSVNSNSKKSNGLSFDPNSGSPCVSRVQSLNYLASLNGDGQSSGLFSDSNSLSSSVNVSSSSFIMSNQDFDMSKSNMNGLNRTLSVDALTGLNDQGLQIKNKSSELVFELNVSSSSENLTSSSFGVWDTDFHMSKSNQSGLNRRTSSLDVGIGESSSAATVWNADINRSKSDQTGLNRTLSLDGLTNLNVQAQQIKTENGAIVPNSDVSSSSANASSSNFGGWDFDFGGVGSAIERSISSAGVGGLNSNFNAVENLDNAHNDNDDDEDGWEFKDAYSISEVGDNIKATSEAKKDHETNAFSFDFHNGLNGSVDLFATSNGSATSDSKAHHAGDMQAYSSGFDNSLNSSIDLFAMPSQPIDLFATSSDGRGEQKESNGVLDAPVVESAESDEDFGEFTTAASDSGLKLEEEWKLNDVAHSELQASESDDKDQVKESKLENHKGALPLSIFGDEEELEIDGSSNIEDIFVPHNASYSKNDRSPDSNVSINDLISNLYSQAEHISPVRSAQVPNSISVSPQDSVSNSNLLNGEDELDDGEWEFKDGSSEMRIYNDISLLTFEDPPQRSFSNLNLDDYLNLYSKLRNKLCYHAKCHLDDFKRAQSIDGLPVEEAKISTLNKEIEEACKDFDQDNALCKGDHLEGHSSHNMGAFIEILQESKFQVLESEYHLSRRLSLVETDLETTVDLLRHATMMLKILRSGSLEEQSIYVSVWYKMVSVCVQELQHGSCIWKKILEMNAQSHMLSHPRGRAFLRALGEIYRVTVVLEASVKLCKPWLNSAQGTSIYSMLDECHAIWSSSDLGEALLSMLDSASSGDGSSVASLLDSIKLIHGLDALSLQKHLYAQKEVCRLSLLTLEVLPGMELIDWNGEHYFLTLANLWANLISSDPPELPQLINGW from the exons ATGGCAGAGGACGACGATGAGAGCTTCGGCGATTTCACCTTTGCATCATTTCCCACCAACACCAAATCAATTGAAGATGATAATGAATGGGGTGATTTCGTTGAATATCCGAGTGGATCTGAGCCTTCCACTGCACCCTCTCTCACCCAATCCAAACCCTTCGATCCTTTTGGTTCCAAATCTGAACAATCCAAGAAGACAAGTGGATGGGTTAAACCTTGTGGAGCTCTTCCACTATCATTATTCGGTGAAGATGAAGAAGATAAAGAGAAAGATACAAATGCTAAAATAAGAAACGGATCTAATCCTAATTTAGGTTATGGGTTTGATTCCAGTATCTCAAATTTATACAATCAAGATCAGAAGGTGAAATTTGAAAATGGGTCATTTTCAAATTCCAATAAAACGGTAGGTCTGGATAGTGTTAATTCGAATTCCAAAAAGTCGAATGGATTGAGTTTCGATCCGAATTCGGGTTCTCCTTGTGTTAGTAGAGTGCAGAGTTTGAACTACCTGGCAAGCTTGAATGGTGACGGTCAATCTTCGGGTCTTTTTTCGGATTCGAATAGTTTGAGTTCTTCTGTTAATGTATCAAGTTCAAGTTTTATTATGTCGAATCAAGATTTTGATATGTCGAAGTCGAATATGAATGGATTGAATAGAACTTTGAGTGTAGATGCTTTAACAGGTTTGAATGATCAAGGTCTACAGATCAAGAACAAAAGTAGTGAGCTTGTTTTTGAGTTAAATGTTTCGAGTTCTTCAGAAAATTTGACAAGTTCAAGTTTTGGTGTGTGGGACACGGATTTCCATATGTCTAAATCCAATCAGAGTGGATTGAATAGAAGAACTTCGAGTCTAGATGTGGGAATTGGTGAAAGTTCTTCAGCTGCCACTGTGTGGAATGCGGATATTAATAGGTCCAAGTCCGATCAGACTGGATTGAATAGAACATTGAGTCTTGATGGTTTAACAAACTTGAATGTTCAGGCTCAGCAGATCAAGACTGAAAATGGCGCGATTGTTCCTAATTCAGATGTTTCTAGTTCTTCTGCAAATGCATCAAGTTCAAATTTTGGTGGATGGGATTTCGATTTTGGTGGAGTTGGATCTGCTATTGAAAGGTCGATTTCTAGTGCCGGTGTTGGTGGGTTGAACTCAAACTTCAATGCTGTTGAAAATTTGGATAATGCTCACAACGACAATGATGACGATGAGGATGGATGGGAGTTCAAGGATGCTTACTCAATTTCTGAAGTTGGAGATAACATTAAG GCTACATCAGAGGCAAAAAAAGATCATGAAACTAATGCCTTCTCTTTCGATTTTCACAATGGATTGAATGGCTCAGTCGACTTGTTTGCAACATCAAATGGATCGGCAACATCTGATTCTAAGGCACATCATGCGGGTGACATGCAGGCATATTCCTCTGGATTTGACAATAGTCTAAATAGTTCTATTGATTTATTCGCCATGCCAAGTCAACCAATTGATCTATTTGCGACAT CATCAGATGGTAGAGGTGAGCAAAAAGAGAGTAATGGTGTACTGGACGCCCCAGTTGTTGAAAGTGCTGAATCCGATGAGGATTTTGGGGAATTTACGACGGCAGCTTCAGATTCTGGATTGAAACTAGAG GAagaatggaagttgaatgatgtTGCTCATTCTGAACTCCAAGCTTCTGAATCTGATGATAAAGACCAG GTTAAGGAATCAAAGTTAGAGAATCATAAAGGGGCTCTTCCCCTATCTATATTTGGTGATGAAGAGGAGCTAGAGATCGATGGATCTTCTAATATTGAAGATATTTTTGTCCCCCATAATGCTTCTTATTCGAAGAATGACAGAAGTCCAGATTCAAACGTTTCCATTAATGATCTCATTTCAAACTTATATAGCCAAGCTGAACATATCTCACCTGTTCGCTCTGCTCAAGTGCCAAATAGCATTAGTGTCAGTCCACAAGATTCAGTGTCAAATTCAAATTTGCTGAATGGTGAGGATGAATTGGATGATGGTGAATGGGAGTTTAAGGACGGCTCTTCTGAAATGAGAATATATAATGATATTTCTCTTCTTACTTTTGAGGATCCGCCACAGAGAAGCTTTTCCAATCTCAATCTAGATGATTATTTGAATTTGTACTCTAAATTAAGGAATAAGTTGTGCTATCATGCTAAATGCCATCTCGATGACTTTAAG AGAGCTCAAAGCATTGATGGACTTCCAGTAGAGGAAGCAAAAATCTCGACCCTTAATAAAGAAATTGAG GAGGCTTGCAAGGATTTTGACCAGGATAATGCTTTGTGCAAAGGTGACCACTTGGAAGGACATTCATCTCACAATATGGGTGCATTTATTGAGATTTTGCAGGAATCAAAATTTCAAGTACTTGAATCAGAGTACCACTTGTCGAGGAGACTATCCTTG GTGGAAACTGATTTGGAAACGACAGTGGATCTTTTAAGACATGCTACAATGATGCTAAAAATTTTGAGATCAGGATCTTTGGAGGAGCAATCAATTTATGTTTCAGTATGGTATAAAATGGTCTCTGTTTGTGTGCAAGAGTTGCAACATGGCTCGTGTATCTGGAAGAAGATATTGGAAATGAATGCTCAGAGTCATATGTTATCTCACCCGAGAG GAAGGGCATTCCTCCGGGCCCTGGGTGAGATCTATAGGGTTACTGTAGTGCTTGAAGCATCTGTGAAACTATGCAAACCTTGGTTGAATTCTGCTCAGGGTACAAGTATTTATTCCATGCTAGACGAATGTCACGCTATATGGTCCTCTTCGGATCTTGGAGAAGCTCTGTTGAGTATGTTAGACTCTGCTTCTTCCGGAGATGGGAGTTCTGTTGCTTCATTGCTGGACTCTATCAAGTTAATTCATGGTCTTGATGCACTTAGCCTTCAAAAACATCTCTATGCTCAGAAAGAAGTGTGTAGGCTTTCGCTTCTAACTTTAGAAGTACTACCAG GGATGGAACTTATAGACTGGAATGGAGAGCATTACTTCCTCACACTTGCAAATCTATGGGCAAATCTTATAAGCAGTGATCCTCCAGAGTTGCCACAATTAATCAATGGATGGTGA
- the LOC132645888 gene encoding uncharacterized protein LOC132645888 isoform X4 has translation MAEDDDESFGDFTFASFPTNTKSIEDDNEWGDFVEYPSGSEPSTAPSLTQSKPFDPFGSKSEQSKKTSGWVKPCGALPLSLFGEDEEDKEKDTNAKIRNGSNPNLGYGFDSSISNLYNQDQKVKFENGSFSNSNKTVGLDSVNSNSKKSNGLSFDPNSGSPCVSRVQSLNYLASLNGDGQSSGLFSDSNSLSSSVNVSSSSFIMSNQDFDMSKSNMNGLNRTLSVDALTGLNDQGLQIKNKSSELVFELNVSSSSENLTSSSFGVWDTDFHMSKSNQSGLNRRTSSLDVGIGESSSAATVWNADINRSKSDQTGLNRTLSLDGLTNLNVQAQQIKTENGAIVPNSDVSSSSANASSSNFGGWDFDFGGVGSAIERSISSAGVGGLNSNFNAVENLDNAHNDNDDDEDGWEFKDAYSISEVGDNIKATSEAKKDHETNAFSFDFHNGLNGSVDLFATSNGSATSDSKAHHAGDMQAYSSGFDNSLNSSIDLFAMPSQPIDLFATCNGISVVRPDNIFGFDIKPSMAFKNIHISASDGRGEQKESNGVLDAPVVESAESDEDFGEFTTAASDSGLKLEEEWKLNDVAHSELQASESDDKDQVKESKLENHKGALPLSIFGDEEELEIDGSSNIEDIFVPHNASYSKNDRSPDSNVSINDLISNLYSQAEHISPVRSAQVPNSISVSPQDSVSNSNLLNGEDELDDGEWEFKDGSSEMRIYNDISLLTFEDPPQRSFSNLNLDDYLNLYSKLRNKLCYHAKCHLDDFKRAQSIDGLPVEEAKISTLNKEIERTQFLAADTACGAVQYARNYCSLRRLARILTRIMLCAKVTTWKDIHLTIWVHLLRFCRNQNFKYLNQSTTCRGDYPWWKLIWKRQWIF, from the exons ATGGCAGAGGACGACGATGAGAGCTTCGGCGATTTCACCTTTGCATCATTTCCCACCAACACCAAATCAATTGAAGATGATAATGAATGGGGTGATTTCGTTGAATATCCGAGTGGATCTGAGCCTTCCACTGCACCCTCTCTCACCCAATCCAAACCCTTCGATCCTTTTGGTTCCAAATCTGAACAATCCAAGAAGACAAGTGGATGGGTTAAACCTTGTGGAGCTCTTCCACTATCATTATTCGGTGAAGATGAAGAAGATAAAGAGAAAGATACAAATGCTAAAATAAGAAACGGATCTAATCCTAATTTAGGTTATGGGTTTGATTCCAGTATCTCAAATTTATACAATCAAGATCAGAAGGTGAAATTTGAAAATGGGTCATTTTCAAATTCCAATAAAACGGTAGGTCTGGATAGTGTTAATTCGAATTCCAAAAAGTCGAATGGATTGAGTTTCGATCCGAATTCGGGTTCTCCTTGTGTTAGTAGAGTGCAGAGTTTGAACTACCTGGCAAGCTTGAATGGTGACGGTCAATCTTCGGGTCTTTTTTCGGATTCGAATAGTTTGAGTTCTTCTGTTAATGTATCAAGTTCAAGTTTTATTATGTCGAATCAAGATTTTGATATGTCGAAGTCGAATATGAATGGATTGAATAGAACTTTGAGTGTAGATGCTTTAACAGGTTTGAATGATCAAGGTCTACAGATCAAGAACAAAAGTAGTGAGCTTGTTTTTGAGTTAAATGTTTCGAGTTCTTCAGAAAATTTGACAAGTTCAAGTTTTGGTGTGTGGGACACGGATTTCCATATGTCTAAATCCAATCAGAGTGGATTGAATAGAAGAACTTCGAGTCTAGATGTGGGAATTGGTGAAAGTTCTTCAGCTGCCACTGTGTGGAATGCGGATATTAATAGGTCCAAGTCCGATCAGACTGGATTGAATAGAACATTGAGTCTTGATGGTTTAACAAACTTGAATGTTCAGGCTCAGCAGATCAAGACTGAAAATGGCGCGATTGTTCCTAATTCAGATGTTTCTAGTTCTTCTGCAAATGCATCAAGTTCAAATTTTGGTGGATGGGATTTCGATTTTGGTGGAGTTGGATCTGCTATTGAAAGGTCGATTTCTAGTGCCGGTGTTGGTGGGTTGAACTCAAACTTCAATGCTGTTGAAAATTTGGATAATGCTCACAACGACAATGATGACGATGAGGATGGATGGGAGTTCAAGGATGCTTACTCAATTTCTGAAGTTGGAGATAACATTAAG GCTACATCAGAGGCAAAAAAAGATCATGAAACTAATGCCTTCTCTTTCGATTTTCACAATGGATTGAATGGCTCAGTCGACTTGTTTGCAACATCAAATGGATCGGCAACATCTGATTCTAAGGCACATCATGCGGGTGACATGCAGGCATATTCCTCTGGATTTGACAATAGTCTAAATAGTTCTATTGATTTATTCGCCATGCCAAGTCAACCAATTGATCTATTTGCGACATGTAATGGAATTTCTGTTGTTCGCCCTGACAATATATTTGGATTTGATATTAAACCATCTATGGCATTTAAAAACATACATATTTCAGCATCAGATGGTAGAGGTGAGCAAAAAGAGAGTAATGGTGTACTGGACGCCCCAGTTGTTGAAAGTGCTGAATCCGATGAGGATTTTGGGGAATTTACGACGGCAGCTTCAGATTCTGGATTGAAACTAGAG GAagaatggaagttgaatgatgtTGCTCATTCTGAACTCCAAGCTTCTGAATCTGATGATAAAGACCAG GTTAAGGAATCAAAGTTAGAGAATCATAAAGGGGCTCTTCCCCTATCTATATTTGGTGATGAAGAGGAGCTAGAGATCGATGGATCTTCTAATATTGAAGATATTTTTGTCCCCCATAATGCTTCTTATTCGAAGAATGACAGAAGTCCAGATTCAAACGTTTCCATTAATGATCTCATTTCAAACTTATATAGCCAAGCTGAACATATCTCACCTGTTCGCTCTGCTCAAGTGCCAAATAGCATTAGTGTCAGTCCACAAGATTCAGTGTCAAATTCAAATTTGCTGAATGGTGAGGATGAATTGGATGATGGTGAATGGGAGTTTAAGGACGGCTCTTCTGAAATGAGAATATATAATGATATTTCTCTTCTTACTTTTGAGGATCCGCCACAGAGAAGCTTTTCCAATCTCAATCTAGATGATTATTTGAATTTGTACTCTAAATTAAGGAATAAGTTGTGCTATCATGCTAAATGCCATCTCGATGACTTTAAG AGAGCTCAAAGCATTGATGGACTTCCAGTAGAGGAAGCAAAAATCTCGACCCTTAATAAAGAAATTGAG CGAACTCAATTTCTGGCTGCTGATACCGCTTGTGGAGCTGTTCAATATGCAAGAAATTATTGTAGTTTAAG GAGGCTTGCAAGGATTTTGACCAGGATAATGCTTTGTGCAAAGGTGACCACTTGGAAGGACATTCATCTCACAATATGGGTGCATTTATTGAGATTTTGCAGGAATCAAAATTTCAAGTACTTGAATCAGAGTACCACTTGTCGAGGAGACTATCCTTG GTGGAAACTGATTTGGAAACGACAGTGGATCTTTTAA